The following are encoded in a window of Pseudomonas sp. St316 genomic DNA:
- a CDS encoding gluconate:H+ symporter: MAPAFGYWLLVYAAIAIIALIVLIARYRLNPFIVITLVSIGLALLAGMPPSGVVGAYEAGVGKTLGHIALVVALGTMLGKMMAESGGAQRMAQTLIERFGERNAHWAMVCIAFLVGLPLFFEVGFVLLVPIAFTIARRVGVSILMVGLPMVAGLSVVHALVPPHPAAMLAVQAFQASVGQTLLYAILIGIPTAIIAGPVYAKFIVPRIQLPADNPLERQFLDREPRANLPGFGVTLGTILLPVILMLIGGWANLISTPGSGFNQFLLFIGNSVIALLLATILSFWTLGLAQGFNRESILKFTNECLAPTASITLLVGAGGGLNRILVDAGVTQQIVGLAQEFQLSPLVMGWLFAALMRVATGSATVAMTTASGIVAPVAIGLGYPHPELLVLATGAGSVIFSHVNDGGFWLIKEYFNMTVAQTFKTWTVLETLISLVAFALTLGLSRLL; this comes from the coding sequence ATGGCACCTGCTTTCGGTTATTGGCTATTGGTCTACGCGGCCATCGCGATCATTGCGCTGATCGTTCTGATCGCCCGTTATAGGCTCAATCCGTTCATCGTGATTACCCTGGTTTCCATTGGCCTGGCATTGCTGGCGGGGATGCCGCCGTCAGGTGTGGTGGGCGCTTATGAGGCCGGTGTCGGCAAGACGCTGGGGCATATCGCACTGGTGGTGGCCTTGGGCACGATGCTCGGCAAGATGATGGCCGAGTCCGGTGGGGCGCAGCGGATGGCGCAGACGCTGATCGAGCGTTTCGGCGAGCGCAATGCCCATTGGGCGATGGTGTGCATTGCGTTCCTGGTCGGGCTGCCGTTGTTCTTCGAGGTCGGTTTTGTGTTGCTGGTGCCCATCGCGTTCACCATCGCCCGGCGCGTGGGCGTGTCGATCCTGATGGTGGGGTTGCCGATGGTCGCCGGGCTTTCGGTGGTCCACGCCCTTGTCCCTCCGCACCCGGCGGCGATGCTGGCGGTGCAGGCGTTCCAGGCCTCGGTGGGGCAGACGTTGTTGTACGCGATCCTGATTGGCATCCCTACTGCGATCATCGCAGGCCCCGTGTACGCCAAGTTCATCGTGCCGCGCATCCAACTGCCCGCCGACAACCCGCTGGAGCGGCAATTCCTCGACCGCGAGCCTCGGGCCAACCTACCGGGCTTCGGCGTGACCCTGGGGACCATCCTGCTGCCAGTGATCCTGATGTTGATCGGCGGCTGGGCCAACCTGATTTCCACGCCGGGCAGCGGTTTCAACCAGTTTTTGCTGTTCATCGGCAACTCGGTGATCGCCTTGTTGCTGGCGACCATCCTCAGCTTCTGGACCCTCGGCCTGGCCCAAGGCTTCAACCGTGAGTCGATCCTCAAGTTCACCAACGAATGCCTGGCACCGACCGCCAGCATCACCTTGCTGGTCGGTGCCGGCGGCGGCTTGAACCGGATCCTGGTGGATGCCGGTGTCACGCAACAGATCGTCGGCCTGGCCCAGGAATTCCAGCTGTCGCCATTGGTCATGGGCTGGTTGTTCGCTGCCCTGATGCGCGTCGCCACGGGCTCGGCCACGGTGGCGATGACCACGGCCTCGGGGATTGTCGCGCCCGTGGCAATCGGCCTGGGTTACCCCCATCCCGAATTGCTGGTGTTGGCCACTGGGGCCGGCTCGGTGATCTTTTCCCACGTCAATGACGGCGGCTTCTGGCTGATCAAGGAATACTTCAATATGACCGTTGCCCAAACCTTCAAGACCTGGACGGTATTGGAAACGCTGATCTCCCTGGTCGCGTTCGCCTTGACCCTCGGGCTGTCGCGCTTGCTCTGA
- a CDS encoding SulP family inorganic anion transporter — protein MKPVRLRADALAGLTTSFALLPECIAFALVAHLNPLMGLYGAFILCTLTALFGGRPGMVSGAAGSMAVVIVALVVQHGVQYLLATVLLGGLIMMAFGLLRLGKLVRMVPHPVMLGFVNGLAIVIALAQLEHFKDGDTWLSGSSLYLMAGLVALTMAIVYLLPRLTRSVPPALVAILGVGLAVDLLGLPTRTLGDMAHIAGGLPAFALPDIPWNLDTLQIVAPYAVIMAMVGLLETLLTLNLTDEITESRGYPDRECVALGAANMASGLLGGMGGCAMIGQTMINLSSGGRGRLSGVVAGVMVLLFVLFLSPLIERIPLAALVGVMLVVSQQTFAWASLRVVNKVPANDVLVIIAVTVITVFTDLAVAVLCGIIIAALNFAWQQARELYADTHLEADGSKLYRLHGTLFFASTTPFLNQFDPANDPALVTLDCRHLRFVDYSAVAALKTLRERYGKTGKHLRVFHLSERCKQMLKRAGVQHD, from the coding sequence ATGAAACCAGTACGTCTTCGCGCCGACGCCCTCGCCGGCCTCACCACTTCTTTCGCCTTGCTCCCCGAATGCATCGCCTTCGCCCTGGTCGCCCACCTCAACCCGTTGATGGGGCTGTACGGCGCGTTCATCCTCTGCACGCTGACCGCGCTGTTTGGCGGTCGGCCCGGGATGGTGTCGGGTGCGGCGGGGTCCATGGCCGTGGTGATCGTCGCGCTGGTGGTGCAGCACGGCGTGCAGTACCTGCTGGCGACCGTGTTGCTGGGTGGGCTGATCATGATGGCGTTCGGGTTGTTGCGGCTGGGCAAGCTGGTGCGCATGGTGCCGCACCCGGTGATGCTCGGCTTCGTCAACGGCCTGGCGATTGTCATTGCGCTGGCGCAACTGGAACACTTCAAGGACGGCGACACTTGGCTGAGCGGCTCGTCTTTGTACCTGATGGCCGGCCTGGTGGCGCTGACCATGGCCATTGTCTATCTGCTGCCGCGCCTGACCCGCAGCGTGCCACCGGCCCTGGTGGCAATCCTGGGTGTTGGCCTGGCAGTCGACCTGCTCGGCCTGCCGACCCGGACGCTGGGCGACATGGCCCACATCGCCGGCGGTTTGCCTGCCTTTGCCCTGCCGGACATTCCCTGGAACCTTGATACTTTGCAGATCGTCGCGCCCTACGCGGTGATCATGGCGATGGTCGGTTTGCTGGAAACCTTGCTGACCCTGAACCTGACCGATGAAATCACCGAGAGCCGCGGCTATCCAGACCGTGAATGCGTGGCACTGGGCGCGGCCAACATGGCCTCCGGGTTGCTGGGCGGCATGGGCGGTTGCGCCATGATCGGCCAGACAATGATCAACCTCAGCTCGGGCGGGCGCGGGCGGCTGTCGGGGGTGGTGGCCGGGGTGATGGTGTTGCTGTTCGTGTTGTTCCTGTCGCCGCTGATCGAGCGCATCCCGCTGGCCGCGCTGGTGGGGGTGATGTTAGTGGTGTCCCAGCAGACGTTTGCCTGGGCCTCGTTGCGGGTGGTCAACAAAGTGCCGGCGAACGATGTGCTGGTCATCATCGCGGTGACCGTCATCACGGTATTCACCGACCTGGCCGTGGCCGTGCTGTGCGGGATCATCATCGCGGCGCTCAACTTCGCCTGGCAACAGGCCCGGGAGCTCTACGCCGACACGCACCTGGAAGCCGATGGCAGCAAACTCTATCGTTTGCACGGCACGCTGTTCTTCGCCTCGACGACGCCGTTCCTCAACCAGTTCGACCCAGCCAACGACCCGGCCCTGGTGACCCTCGATTGCCGTCACTTGCGTTTCGTCGACTACTCGGCCGTCGCCGCACTCAAGACCCTGCGCGAGCGCTACGGCAAAACCGGCAAGCACCTGCGGGTGTTCCACCTGTCCGAGCGTTGCAAACAAATGCTCAAGCGCGCGGGCGTGCAACACGACTGA
- a CDS encoding LysR family transcriptional regulator: protein MKARSDELQIFVCVIECGSISAAAEQVGQTPSAVSRTLSRLETKLDTTLINRTTRRMDLTEEGKYFFEQAKGILDQMDELEERLSSRQKNPAGRLRINAASPFMLHAIVPHIEEFRRLYPDIQLELNSNDLIIDLLEQSTDIAIRIGTLTDSTLHARALGCSPLHILASPAYLKQHGTPSSVAELAGHALLGFAQNEGLNQWPLRHAHGDRWPIQPAISASSGETVRHLALLGQGIACLSDFMTREDIRAGRLKVLLADANSGYRQPINAVYYRNSQLALRIQCFLDFIQGKLAEYASREFKG from the coding sequence GTGAAAGCCAGATCCGACGAATTGCAGATTTTCGTCTGCGTGATCGAGTGCGGATCCATCTCCGCCGCCGCCGAGCAGGTCGGGCAGACGCCGTCGGCGGTCAGCCGCACGTTGTCGCGGCTGGAGACCAAGCTCGACACCACGCTGATCAACCGCACCACGCGGCGCATGGACCTGACCGAGGAGGGCAAGTATTTCTTCGAGCAGGCCAAAGGCATCCTCGACCAGATGGACGAGCTGGAAGAGCGCCTGTCATCCCGCCAGAAGAACCCGGCAGGCCGGTTGCGGATCAACGCGGCGTCGCCGTTCATGCTGCATGCCATCGTCCCGCACATCGAAGAGTTCCGCAGGCTTTACCCGGACATTCAGCTGGAACTCAACAGCAACGACCTGATCATCGACCTGCTGGAGCAAAGCACCGACATCGCCATTCGCATTGGCACCCTCACCGACTCGACGCTCCACGCCCGCGCCCTGGGTTGCAGCCCATTGCACATCCTGGCCAGCCCCGCTTATCTGAAGCAGCACGGCACGCCGTCAAGCGTCGCCGAGCTGGCAGGTCATGCGTTGTTGGGGTTTGCCCAGAACGAGGGCCTCAACCAGTGGCCACTGCGCCACGCACACGGTGATCGTTGGCCGATCCAGCCAGCCATCAGCGCGTCCAGCGGCGAGACCGTGCGCCACTTGGCGCTTCTGGGGCAGGGCATTGCCTGCCTGTCGGACTTCATGACCCGCGAAGACATCCGTGCCGGTCGGCTGAAGGTGCTGCTGGCCGATGCCAACAGCGGATATCGCCAGCCGATCAATGCCGTGTACTACCGCAACTCGCAACTGGCCTTGCGGATCCAGTGCTTCCTGGACTTCATCCAGGGCAAGCTTGCCGAATACGCCTCGCGGGAATTCAAGGGCTGA
- a CDS encoding NAD(P)H-dependent oxidoreductase, which translates to MKKVLLLNGGKQFAHSDGRYNATLHDTALSVLDRGGFDVKTTFIDGGYDIKEEVAKFLWADVIIYQMPGWWMGAPWTVKKYIDEVFTEGHGSLYASDGRTRSDASQKYGSGGLIQGKQYMLSLTWNAPQQAFDDPTDFFEAKGVDAVYFPFHKANQFLGMTGLPTFLCVDVMKRPNIEGDVARYEQHLREVFGLSR; encoded by the coding sequence ATGAAAAAAGTCCTGTTGCTCAATGGCGGCAAACAATTCGCTCACTCCGACGGTCGCTACAACGCCACCCTCCACGACACGGCGCTCAGCGTGTTGGACCGTGGCGGTTTCGATGTAAAAACCACGTTCATCGACGGCGGCTACGACATCAAGGAGGAAGTTGCCAAGTTTCTCTGGGCCGACGTGATTATTTACCAGATGCCAGGTTGGTGGATGGGCGCGCCGTGGACCGTGAAGAAATACATCGACGAAGTCTTCACCGAAGGCCATGGCAGCCTCTACGCCAGCGACGGTCGGACCCGTTCCGATGCCTCGCAGAAATACGGCAGCGGTGGCCTGATCCAGGGCAAGCAGTACATGTTGTCCCTGACCTGGAACGCCCCGCAGCAAGCCTTCGACGACCCGACCGACTTCTTCGAGGCCAAGGGCGTGGACGCGGTGTACTTCCCCTTCCATAAGGCCAATCAGTTCCTCGGCATGACCGGCCTGCCGACCTTCCTGTGCGTGGACGTGATGAAGCGTCCGAACATCGAAGGGGATGTGGCGCGGTATGAACAGCATTTGCGCGAGGTGTTCGGTCTTTCGCGGTAA
- a CDS encoding putative quinol monooxygenase, whose product MSEQHGFILHAKTRPEKADAFEALFRAYVEPSRAEPGCIEYHMLRDQQDPTLFIFYEIWASQAHLDVHSNLPHMKQFFEKRMDYLERDFDIRRVDMLSPSSASR is encoded by the coding sequence ATGAGCGAACAACACGGTTTCATCCTCCACGCCAAGACCCGTCCGGAAAAAGCCGATGCCTTCGAAGCGTTGTTTCGCGCTTATGTCGAGCCAAGCCGCGCCGAGCCTGGTTGCATCGAGTACCACATGCTGCGGGACCAGCAGGATCCGACACTGTTTATCTTCTACGAGATCTGGGCCTCCCAGGCGCACCTGGATGTGCATTCGAACCTGCCGCACATGAAGCAGTTCTTCGAGAAACGCATGGATTATCTGGAGCGCGACTTCGACATCCGCCGCGTCGACATGCTCAGCCCGTCCTCGGCTAGCCGCTGA
- a CDS encoding sulfite exporter TauE/SafE family protein, which yields MNTLIAFYQNLGLALSLLVIGTFLLAGTIKGVIGLGLPTISMGLLGLAMAPAQAAALLIIPATLTNVWQLAFGGHLQALIRRLWPLLLAIFIGTGLGTLWLGMAGGAWVVRALGGALLLYALSGLLLPTWRVAPQAEHWLAPLCGLLTGLITSATGVFVIPAVPYLQALGLSRDELVQALGLSFTVSTLALAAGLLWRGALGGGELSASLLALAPALLGMWLGQWLRQRISAVVFKRVFFVGLGVLGGHLLISG from the coding sequence ATGAACACACTCATCGCTTTCTATCAAAACCTCGGCCTGGCCCTTTCTTTACTGGTTATCGGCACCTTCCTGCTGGCCGGCACCATCAAGGGCGTCATCGGCCTCGGCCTACCGACGATCTCCATGGGCTTGCTCGGGCTGGCTATGGCACCGGCGCAGGCTGCGGCGTTGCTCATCATTCCGGCGACCTTGACCAATGTCTGGCAACTGGCCTTCGGCGGTCATTTGCAAGCCTTGATCCGGCGCCTGTGGCCGCTGCTGCTGGCGATCTTCATCGGCACCGGGCTCGGCACGCTGTGGCTCGGCATGGCGGGCGGGGCGTGGGTGGTGCGAGCCTTGGGCGGGGCGCTATTGCTGTATGCGCTGAGCGGGCTGTTGTTGCCCACGTGGCGGGTTGCTCCCCAAGCCGAACATTGGCTCGCGCCTCTCTGCGGGCTGCTCACCGGTCTCATCACCTCGGCCACCGGCGTGTTTGTCATTCCGGCAGTGCCGTATCTGCAAGCGCTGGGTTTGAGCAGGGATGAACTGGTGCAGGCCTTGGGCCTGTCGTTCACCGTTTCTACTTTGGCCCTGGCCGCCGGGCTGCTGTGGCGCGGCGCCCTGGGGGGCGGGGAGTTGAGTGCTTCGTTGCTGGCGCTGGCACCCGCGTTACTGGGGATGTGGCTGGGGCAATGGTTGCGCCAGCGGATCAGCGCCGTGGTGTTCAAACGGGTGTTTTTTGTCGGCCTCGGCGTGCTCGGCGGCCATCTGCTGATCAGCGGCTAG
- a CDS encoding LysR substrate-binding domain-containing protein, which yields MHFDLTDLRLFLNILDTGNITAGAARSHLSLAAASARVRAMEASLGIDLLERGRRGVTPTPAGKALVEHARLLLQQAERLQQDLAEYAKGVKGRVRLLCNTSAMTEHLPELLAGFLNTHPNLDIDLQELPSSRITHALRQGAADLGIVSDAVDTDGLQTWPFRDDPLVLILPTGHPLADGRAVRFSETLSYDHVGLNASSALAIHLEEQALHIGSRMQVRIRADGFDGMIRMAAHGAGIAIVPKAAIDRRPPEPSYQCVPLQEAWAHRALLLCARNFDGLPAYATALARHLAD from the coding sequence ATGCACTTCGACCTCACCGACCTGCGTCTCTTCCTGAACATCCTCGACACCGGCAACATCACCGCCGGTGCGGCTCGCAGCCATTTGTCCCTGGCCGCGGCCAGCGCACGAGTGCGAGCCATGGAAGCCTCCCTGGGCATCGACCTGCTTGAACGCGGGCGGCGTGGCGTAACACCCACTCCCGCGGGCAAAGCCCTGGTCGAGCACGCCAGGCTCCTGCTGCAACAGGCCGAACGCCTGCAACAGGACCTGGCCGAATACGCCAAAGGCGTCAAAGGCCGGGTGCGACTGCTGTGCAACACCAGCGCCATGACCGAGCATCTGCCCGAACTGCTGGCCGGCTTCCTCAACACCCATCCCAACCTCGACATCGACCTGCAGGAACTGCCCAGCTCACGGATCACCCATGCGCTGCGCCAAGGCGCGGCAGACCTGGGGATCGTCTCCGACGCAGTGGACACCGATGGTCTTCAGACCTGGCCTTTTCGCGACGATCCGCTGGTATTGATCCTGCCGACCGGACACCCCCTGGCTGACGGTCGCGCCGTACGTTTCAGCGAGACCCTCAGCTACGATCATGTCGGCCTGAACGCATCCAGCGCCCTGGCGATCCACCTGGAAGAGCAGGCCCTGCACATCGGCTCACGCATGCAAGTGCGCATTCGCGCCGACGGTTTCGACGGGATGATTCGCATGGCGGCGCATGGTGCAGGCATTGCCATCGTGCCGAAAGCCGCCATCGACCGGCGCCCACCCGAGCCTTCGTATCAATGTGTCCCGCTGCAAGAAGCCTGGGCGCACCGGGCGTTGCTGCTGTGCGCCCGCAACTTCGACGGTTTGCCTGCCTACGCCACGGCCCTGGCTCGGCATCTGGCCGATTGA
- a CDS encoding cupin domain-containing protein, translating to MTAPITVLRDTHPLPVLDACKWEKLEGDPHTVNLNAYTSEDGSKIMGTWICTPGKWRVDYVKWEYCHFQEGYCIITPDGMAPIHLRAGDIFVVEPGMKGTWEVVETVRKYFVFA from the coding sequence ATGACCGCACCCATCACCGTCCTGCGCGACACCCATCCGCTGCCCGTACTCGACGCCTGCAAATGGGAAAAACTCGAAGGGGACCCGCACACCGTCAACCTCAACGCCTACACCAGCGAAGACGGCAGCAAGATCATGGGCACCTGGATCTGTACACCTGGCAAATGGCGTGTGGACTACGTGAAGTGGGAATACTGCCATTTCCAGGAAGGCTACTGCATCATCACACCAGATGGCATGGCGCCGATCCATTTGCGCGCAGGTGACATCTTCGTCGTCGAGCCAGGCATGAAAGGCACTTGGGAAGTGGTCGAGACCGTGCGCAAATATTTCGTGTTTGCCTGA
- the mmsB gene encoding 3-hydroxyisobutyrate dehydrogenase, whose product MKIAFIGLGNMGAPMARNLLKAGHSLNLFDLNQTVLAELAALGGTISASPRDATQGAGLVITMLPAAAHVRSVWLGDDGVLAGIAAGTPAVDCSTIDPQTARDVAAAAAKQGVAMADAPVSGGTGGAAAGTLTFMVGATTELFATLQPVLAQMGRNIVHCGEVGTGQIAKICNNLLLGISMVGVSEAMALGDALGIDTQVLAGIINSSTGRCWSSDTYNPWPGVIETAPASRGYTGGFGADLMLKDLGLATEAARQAHQPVVLGAVAQQLYQAMSQRGEGGKDFSAIVNSYRKPQ is encoded by the coding sequence ATGAAGATCGCCTTTATCGGCCTTGGCAACATGGGAGCGCCCATGGCGCGCAACCTGCTCAAGGCCGGCCATTCGTTGAATCTGTTCGACCTGAACCAGACGGTATTGGCCGAGCTGGCGGCATTGGGCGGCACGATCAGCGCATCGCCGCGCGATGCGACCCAGGGCGCCGGGTTGGTGATCACCATGCTGCCGGCCGCCGCCCATGTGCGCAGTGTCTGGCTGGGTGACGACGGCGTGCTGGCCGGCATCGCCGCCGGCACGCCGGCCGTGGATTGTAGCACCATCGATCCACAAACCGCCCGCGACGTGGCGGCTGCTGCCGCGAAACAAGGGGTGGCGATGGCCGATGCACCGGTCTCGGGCGGCACCGGCGGTGCGGCGGCGGGCACGTTGACCTTCATGGTCGGCGCCACGACCGAGTTGTTCGCCACCTTGCAACCGGTGCTGGCGCAAATGGGCCGTAACATCGTGCATTGTGGCGAAGTCGGCACCGGGCAGATCGCCAAGATCTGCAACAACCTGCTGCTGGGAATTTCCATGGTGGGCGTCAGCGAAGCCATGGCCTTGGGCGATGCCTTGGGCATCGACACCCAGGTGCTGGCCGGCATCATCAACAGTTCCACCGGGCGTTGCTGGAGCTCGGACACTTACAACCCATGGCCGGGCGTGATCGAAACGGCGCCGGCGTCCCGTGGCTATACAGGGGGCTTTGGTGCCGACCTGATGCTCAAGGACCTGGGCCTGGCGACCGAGGCCGCGCGGCAGGCCCATCAGCCGGTGGTGCTGGGGGCGGTGGCGCAGCAGTTGTATCAGGCGATGAGCCAGCGGGGCGAGGGCGGCAAGGACTTTTCGGCGATTGTGAACAGCTATCGCAAGCCGCAGTAA
- a CDS encoding CoA-acylating methylmalonate-semialdehyde dehydrogenase yields MNVSLTPSDTTLQTVRLLIDGEWVESQSNEWHDIVNPATQQVLAKVPFATASEVDAAIAAAQRAFQTWKLTPIGARMRIMLKLQALIREHSKRIAAVLSAEQGKTIADAEGDIFRGLEVVEHACSIGTLQMGEFAENVAGGVDTYTLRQPIGVCAGITPFNFPAMIPLWMFPMAIACGNTFVLKPSEQDPLSTMLLVELAIEAGVPAGVLNVVHGGKDVVDALCTHKDIKAVSFVGSTAVGTHVYDLAGRHGKRVQSMMGAKNHAVVLPDANREQTLNALVGAGFGAAGQRCMATSVVVLVGAAKQWLPELKALAQKLKVNAGSEPGTDVGPVISKRAKARILELIESGVQQGAKLELDGRGISVPGFEQGNFVGPTLFSGVTTDMRIYTEEIFGPVLVVLEVETLDQAIALVNANPFGNGTGLFTQSGAAARKFQSEIDVGQVGINIPIPVPVPFFSFTGSRGSKLGDLGPYGKQVVQFYTQTKTVTARWFDDDSVNDGVNTTINLR; encoded by the coding sequence ATGAACGTTTCCCTTACGCCCAGCGATACCACCCTGCAAACCGTCAGACTGTTGATCGATGGCGAGTGGGTTGAATCCCAATCCAACGAATGGCACGACATCGTCAACCCGGCCACCCAGCAGGTGCTGGCGAAGGTTCCGTTCGCCACGGCGTCGGAAGTCGATGCGGCCATCGCCGCTGCCCAGCGTGCTTTCCAGACCTGGAAGCTGACGCCCATCGGCGCGCGGATGCGCATCATGCTCAAGCTCCAGGCGTTGATCCGCGAGCATTCCAAGCGCATCGCCGCGGTGCTCAGCGCCGAACAGGGCAAGACCATTGCGGATGCCGAGGGCGATATTTTTCGCGGCCTGGAAGTGGTCGAGCACGCCTGTTCCATCGGCACCCTGCAGATGGGCGAGTTCGCCGAGAACGTCGCCGGTGGCGTTGATACCTACACGCTGCGCCAGCCGATTGGGGTGTGCGCGGGCATTACCCCGTTCAACTTCCCGGCGATGATTCCGCTGTGGATGTTCCCGATGGCCATCGCTTGCGGCAATACCTTTGTGCTCAAGCCCTCGGAACAGGACCCGCTGTCGACCATGCTGCTGGTGGAGTTGGCCATCGAGGCCGGTGTGCCGGCGGGGGTGCTCAACGTGGTGCACGGCGGTAAGGACGTGGTGGATGCGCTTTGCACCCACAAGGACATCAAGGCGGTTTCGTTCGTCGGCTCGACGGCGGTTGGCACCCACGTGTATGACCTGGCGGGTCGTCACGGCAAGCGCGTGCAATCGATGATGGGCGCCAAGAACCACGCGGTGGTATTGCCCGATGCCAATCGTGAGCAGACGCTCAACGCCTTGGTCGGCGCCGGTTTCGGCGCGGCGGGCCAGCGTTGCATGGCCACCTCCGTGGTGGTGCTGGTGGGCGCTGCCAAGCAGTGGTTGCCGGAGCTCAAGGCCCTGGCGCAGAAGCTCAAGGTCAACGCCGGCAGCGAGCCGGGCACGGACGTCGGCCCGGTGATTTCCAAGCGCGCCAAGGCACGGATCCTCGAATTGATCGAGAGTGGCGTGCAGCAAGGGGCGAAGCTGGAGCTCGATGGTCGTGGCATCAGCGTGCCGGGTTTCGAGCAGGGCAATTTCGTTGGTCCGACCTTGTTTTCCGGCGTGACCACCGACATGCGTATCTACACCGAAGAAATCTTCGGCCCGGTGCTGGTGGTGCTGGAAGTCGAGACCCTGGATCAGGCGATTGCCCTGGTCAACGCCAACCCATTCGGCAACGGCACCGGCCTGTTCACCCAAAGTGGCGCAGCGGCGCGCAAGTTCCAGAGCGAAATCGACGTCGGCCAGGTGGGTATCAACATCCCGATCCCGGTGCCGGTGCCGTTCTTCAGCTTCACCGGTTCCCGCGGTTCGAAACTCGGCGACCTGGGTCCGTACGGCAAACAGGTGGTGCAGTTCTACACTCAGACCAAGACCGTGACCGCACGCTGGTTCGATGATGACAGCGTCAACGACGGTGTGAACACCACCATCAACCTGCGTTAA
- a CDS encoding LysR family transcriptional regulator — MQKNITSLGSLNWDDLKFFLEVARTRKASTAAKRLAVDYTTVSRRISSLEASLGTLLFEKSRTNGFVLTAEGQRLLGYAESIESTLHMACEQVSGSGVALSGHVRMGCTEGFGSFFITPQLSHFVDAYPAISVDILPLPHFISLSKREADIVIALERPEHGPYVCCKLCDYRLQLYATQSYLDNHPPIQRPADLGKHSFISYVDDLAFSSELLYLANVLPGANAHLRSTSVIAQFVAAQQGRSLAILPCFLAAQDPRLLPVLPEDITVTRQFWMYCREDLRKLKRITLLWDYIREVTEQNQPLLMGASREMVFAD; from the coding sequence ATGCAAAAAAACATCACCTCCCTGGGGTCGCTCAATTGGGACGACCTCAAGTTTTTCCTCGAAGTGGCCCGCACCCGCAAGGCCAGCACCGCGGCCAAACGCCTGGCCGTCGACTACACCACGGTGTCGCGACGCATCAGTTCGCTGGAAGCCTCATTGGGCACGTTGCTGTTCGAAAAATCCCGGACCAACGGTTTTGTCCTGACGGCCGAAGGCCAGCGCCTGCTGGGTTACGCCGAATCGATCGAAAGCACCCTGCACATGGCCTGCGAACAGGTCTCAGGCTCCGGCGTCGCGCTGTCCGGCCACGTGCGCATGGGCTGCACCGAAGGCTTCGGCAGCTTCTTCATCACCCCGCAACTGAGCCATTTCGTCGACGCCTACCCGGCCATTTCGGTAGACATTCTTCCGCTGCCGCACTTCATCAGCCTCTCCAAGCGCGAAGCCGACATCGTCATCGCCCTCGAACGCCCCGAACATGGCCCGTATGTGTGCTGCAAATTGTGCGACTACCGGCTGCAGCTCTATGCCACCCAGTCCTACCTGGACAACCACCCACCCATCCAGCGCCCGGCAGACCTGGGCAAGCACTCATTCATCAGCTACGTGGATGACCTGGCGTTCAGTTCCGAATTGCTCTACCTGGCCAACGTCCTGCCCGGCGCCAATGCCCACCTGCGCAGCACCAGCGTGATCGCGCAATTCGTGGCAGCGCAGCAAGGCCGCTCGCTGGCAATCCTGCCCTGCTTCCTCGCCGCCCAGGACCCACGGCTGCTGCCCGTGCTGCCGGAGGACATCACCGTCACCCGGCAGTTCTGGATGTACTGCCGGGAGGACTTGAGGAAGCTCAAGCGGATTACGTTGTTGTGGGATTACATTCGCGAGGTGACTGAACAGAACCAGCCACTGCTGATGGGCGCTAGCCGGGAGATGGTGTTCGCCGACTAG
- a CDS encoding OmpA family protein, with protein sequence MRSYPQFSLRWFAAVLLLAVLALSGCQTAPQKGLTPAQIAVLKQQGFELTDDGWAFGLSGKVLFGSDVENLNPASTDIVERIGKALLGAGIERVRIDGHTDASGSQAYNEQLSMRRAASVSKVLTSVGMREENVQLRGLGSSNPVASNDTASGRSENRRVAIVVIAD encoded by the coding sequence GTGCGTTCATACCCTCAATTTTCCCTGCGCTGGTTCGCGGCGGTTCTATTGCTCGCCGTCCTGGCCCTGAGCGGTTGCCAGACGGCACCGCAGAAAGGCCTGACCCCGGCGCAAATTGCCGTACTCAAGCAACAAGGGTTCGAGTTGACTGACGATGGCTGGGCGTTCGGTCTGTCGGGCAAGGTCCTGTTCGGCAGTGACGTGGAAAACCTCAACCCGGCCAGTACCGACATCGTCGAGCGCATCGGCAAGGCACTGCTGGGGGCGGGAATCGAGCGGGTACGCATCGATGGTCATACCGACGCATCGGGTTCCCAGGCCTACAACGAACAGCTGTCGATGCGCCGGGCCGCCAGCGTGAGCAAGGTGCTGACAAGCGTTGGCATGCGCGAAGAAAACGTCCAACTGCGCGGCCTGGGCAGCAGCAACCCGGTCGCCTCCAACGACACCGCCAGCGGCCGCAGCGAAAACCGCCGTGTCGCCATCGTGGTCATCGCCGACTAG